A genomic segment from Saimiri boliviensis isolate mSaiBol1 chromosome 14, mSaiBol1.pri, whole genome shotgun sequence encodes:
- the GPR4 gene encoding G-protein coupled receptor 4 — MGNQTWEGCHVDSRVDHLFPPSLYIVVIGVGLPTNCLALWAAYRQVQQRNELGVYLMNLSIADLLYICTLPLWVDYFLHHDNWIHGPGSCKLFGFIFYTNIYISIAFLCCISVDRYLAVAHPLRFARLRRVKTAVAVSSVVWATELGANSAPLFHDELFRDRYNHTFCFEKFPMEGWVAWMNLYRVFVGFLFPWALMLLSYRGILRAVRGSVSTERQEKAKIKRLALSLIAIVLVCFAPYHVLLLSRSAIYLGRPWDCGFEERVFSAYHSSLAFTSLNCVADPILYCLVNEGARSDVAKALHNLLRFLASDKPQEMANASLTLETPLTSKRNSTAKAMAGSWAATPPSQGDQVQLKTLPPAQ, encoded by the coding sequence ATGGGCAACCAGACGTGGGAGGGCTGCCACGTGGACTCGCGCGTGGACCACCTCTTCCCGCCATCCCTCTACATCGTCGTCATCGGCGTGGGGCTGCCCACCAACTGCCTGGCTCTGTGGGCGGCCTACCGCCAGGTGCAGCAGCGCAACGAGCTGGGCGTGTACCTGATGAACCTCAGCATCGCCGACCTGCTGTACATCTGCACGCTGCCGCTGTGGGTCGACTACTTCCTGCACCACGACAACTGGATCCACGGCCCCGGGTCCTGCAAGCTGTTCGGCTTCATCTTCTACACCAACATCTACATCAGCATCGCCTTCCTGTGCTGCATCTCGGTCGACCGCTACCTGGCCGTGGCCCACCCGCTGCGCTTCGCCCGCCTGCGCCGCGTCAAGACGGCCGTGGCCGTGAGCTCCGTGGTCTGGGCCACCGAGCTGGGCGCCAACTCGGCGCCCCTGTTCCATGACGAGCTCTTCCGAGACCGCTACAACCACACCTTCTGCTTTGAGAAGTTCCCCATGGAAGGCTGGGTGGCCTGGATGAACCTCTATCGGGTCTTCGTGGGGTTCCTCTTTCCGTGGGCGCTCATGCTGCTGTCGTACCGGGGCATCCTGCGGGCCGTGCGGGGCAGCGTGTCTACCGAGCGCCAGGAGAAGGCCAAGATCAAGCGACTGGCCCTCAGCCTCATCGCCATCGTGCTGGTCTGCTTCGCGCCCTACCACGTGCTCCTGCTGTCCCGCAGCGCCATCTACCTGGGCCGCCCCTGGGACTGTGGCTTTGAGGAGCGTGTCTTTTCTGCCTACCACAGCTCGCTGGCCTTCACCAGCCTCAACTGCGTGGCGGACCCCATCCTCTACTGCCTGGTCAACGAGGGTGCCCGCAGCGACGTGGCCAAGGCTCTGCACAACCTGCTCCGCTTTCTGGCCAGCGACAAGCCCCAGGAGATGGCCAACGCGTCGCTCACCCTGGAGACCCCACTCACCTCCAAGAGGAACAGCACAGCCAAGGCCATGGCTGGCAGCTGGGCGGCCACTCCGCCCTCCCAGGGGGACCAGGTGCAGCTGAAGACGCTGCCGCCAGCACAGTGA